A window from Cherax quadricarinatus isolate ZL_2023a chromosome 72, ASM3850222v1, whole genome shotgun sequence encodes these proteins:
- the LOC128701235 gene encoding cuticle protein 8 → MFLKAFIVAVFVAVVSAELPPSYNPPAPSYKHPAPSYGPPAPTGHPKYDFNYAVKDDPSGDDFGHQESRDGYNTQGNYYVLLPDGRLQRVSYTVNGDAGYVAQVEYEGEAQYPAYQPSYKPAPSYKPAPSYKPTPSYA, encoded by the exons ATGTTCCTGAAG GCTTTCATCGTGGCAGTGTTTGTTGCCGTTGTCTCGGCCGAGCTTCCTCCCTCCTACAACCCTCCAGCACCTTCCTACAAACACCCAGCTCCCTCCTACGGGCCCCCAGCACCAACT GGTCATCCTAAGTACGACTTCAACTATGCCGTGAAGGACGACCCTTCAGGTGACGATTTTGGACATCAAGAATCTCGTGATGGCTACAATACTCAGGGGAACTACTACGTGCTGCTTCCTGATGGTCGTCTGCAGAGAGTTTCATACACTGTGAACGGTGACGCAGGCTACGTGGCTCAAGTGGAATATGAGGGTGAAGCCCAGTACCCAGCCTACCAGCCCAGCTACAAGCCAGCCCCCAGCTACAAGCCAGCTCCCAGCTACAAGCCTACCCCTAGCTATGCTTAG